The stretch of DNA CGTCACCAGTTGCAGGTCTGCCTGGGAACCGCCTGCCATGTGCGCGGCGCGCCGCGGGTGCTGGACCGCATCCTGACCGAGCTTAAGCTGCCGCAACCGGGCACCACCGCAGACCGTGAGTTCACGGTACTCACGGTGCGATGCATCGGCTGCTGCGGCCTGGCGCCGGTGGTGCGGGTGGATGCCAACACCCATCCCCACCTGACGCAGGCCCGGGTGCGCAGCGTGCTGAACAAATACCGCCAGCCGCAGCGTGTTGAAGAAGAGAAAGTAGCCACAGGAGAGCTCAATGCCACGGTTGGCGTCCGTTAACGAACTCGAGGCCTACCGGGCGCGACTGGCCGCGACCCGCGACCCCACGCGCCCCTGCCTGACCGTATGCGCGGGCAGCGGCTGCACGGCGGCGGGTGCAGGGGACGTGT from Terriglobales bacterium encodes:
- a CDS encoding NAD(P)H-dependent oxidoreductase subunit E, coding for MSMEEAVEQLEPILEQFDDRRANLIAILQEIQAKYFYLPYAALERVARKLRVPLTDVYHIATFYRCFSLVPRGRHQLQVCLGTACHVRGAPRVLDRILTELKLPQPGTTADREFTVLTVRCIGCCGLAPVVRVDANTHPHLTQARVRSVLNKYRQPQRVEEEKVATGELNATVGVR